A region of the Roseiflexus sp. RS-1 genome:
CCCTCACGGTCGCCCGACCATGATTCTGCTGACGACGACCCAGATTGAGCGTCAGTTCGGGCGGATCAGGTAGCGGTCACATCTCCCCACAGGTACGCGGCGATCTGCGGCGACAGGGTGATCTGTCGGTCGTCGCGCTGGAGGGTGACACCATAGACCGGAGAGCAATCAATAATGGCGAAACGCTCACCCGGCACCAGATGACTGTTTTGCAGGTAGCGGATCAGAACGGTATCTTCTTCGGCTTCCTCAGAGATGCGCCGCAGCGTGAATACCCCTCCCGGCGCGACCTGATCGAGGCGCACTGAACCCGTGTACGAGGCGCAGCGCCCTGGAATGGGATTGCCGTGGGGGCAGGTAGCGGCGTCGCCGACGAGTTCCTCGATGCGCTCCTCCAGGCGCGGCGAGAGAGCATGTTCCAGGCGCACCGCCTCCTCGTGAATTTCATGCCACTGCAACCCCATCACATCCACCAGGAAACGCTCCAGGATGCGATGTCGCCGCACCATCGCTTCCGCCAGACGAAAACCTTCATCGGTCAGCGAAATCTCACCGCGCCCATCGCGCATAATGTAGCCGCGATCCTCCATTCGGCTCACCATATCGGCGACCGTCGGCGGGGTGACATGCATCCATTCCGCCAGACGCGCGCTGATCACCGGTTCGCCACGCGCCGCCAGATAGTAGATGACTTCCAGATACTCGCGCATCTTTTCGGTCGGTCCGGCGTCGCCCGGCTTGCGCCGCGCTCTGGCATGTCGCGTTGTATCAGCCATACGCTTTGTCCTTGCCTGATAATGCTTTGATTATAGCAGAAACACGCCATCGGCGGCGCGCTGGATGCGCCGAACCTCAATAACCGCTTCCCGATTGATCGGACCATAGATGTGCGGGAAGAGGGGCGCCAGGTCTGCACCGGCTGGCGCCTCCCAGCGCACGGGCGCTGTGAGCGCATCCACGTCGATGACCAGTAGCACGAAATCGCCGGGAGTATCGCGGTACAGCGTATTGGCGACGCGCGCCATCAACGCTTCGCCCGCTGTGCAATGCACAAACCCGTCGGCGGCGAATTCAGCCAGAACATATGGTTCATGGTCGGGCCAGGTTGTCCAGCGCTCAGCCGGCGCCAGGTGGAAGATGATCGTTCTGCTCATGGCGCCTCCAACCCATCGAGTGCGGTATGCACCGGCGCCAGCGCAGGCGCAAGGCGGAGAAACGCTCCGCGGTAGACACGTTCGTACTGCGTGTGCGCCGCATCATCAGGCGCAATCGTGCGCTCGTTCAACTGCAACGCGCCAACCGCCTCATCCTCGTTGCGATAGACGCCCGCCGCAAGCCCGCCAAGCAGCGCGGCGCCCAGCGCGACGCTTTCGTCCATATCCAGCACCTGTAAAGGACGCCCCAGCACATCCGCCTTGATGCCGAGCCAGACCGGCAGGCGCGTCCCGCCGCCGATCACCCGAATTGTCGCAGCGCGCACCCCCAGCATGCCTTCGATATGCTCCAGCATATGACGCCACTCGAACGCCAGACCTTCGTAGACCGCACGCGCCAGCGCCGACCGCCCGCTGCTGGCAGTCAAACCCACAAACGCACCACGTTCACCGGCAGTCAGATGGGGCAGAAAGAGCACTCCCATACTGCCTGGAGGCGCCGAATCCGCCAGCGTTTCCACTTCGGCAGACGCCTCATGGAGCGACGCACCCGGCGCGATCAACCCGCGCAGCCACTCAACCGCCGCACCGCTGCTGAACAGGCCATCCATCGCGTAGTAGCGGTCACGCGCCACGTGCACTCCAAAGGTTACGTGCGTCCAGGAAGAGACATTGGCGACAAACAGACGCTCATCGAGCGGGATGTCGTCGAGCGGCAGAAACGCTGCTTCCGCCGTTCCCATCGAGTCAAGGCAATCACCCTGGCGGCGCACATTGGCTGCCAGTGCGCCGCACACATGGTCGTGACCGCCGGCGCCGACAATGGTTCCCGGTGACAGACCGGTCGCCGCTGCCGCCGATGGTGAGACCTCGCCAATGCGCGTGCCGCTTGCAACCAGTTCCGGCAGCAGATCACCCCGCAACCCGGCGCAATCGATCAGCGCACTCGACCAGCGGCGCGCGCGGAGATCGAAGAGCATACTGCGCGACGCCAGCGAATAATCGGTTGCACGCGCGCCGCACAGGCGAAAGGCAATATAATCGGCAATATGCAGCCAGGTTGTCGCGGCGGCATATCCTTCCGCCGCATGATCACGCAACCACTGCAACTTGAACATGCCGTAAATTGGCACAGGGATCATACCGGTCAGGCGAAACGTCTCGAGCGGATCGTCCTGAGCATTCCAGCGCTGCACGTAGGGCGCAGTACGACGGTCGTACCAGGCGATCACCGGCGCGACCGGCTCACCGCGCGCATCGACCAGCACACCCGCCTCGCCGACGCTTGCCACTGCCAGACCACGCACCCGTTGCGGATCGTCGAGCGGCGCCAGGGCGCAGCGGATGACATCGACCACCGCCTGCCAGAGCATGTCGGGATCATGTTCAGCCCACCCCGGATGCGGTCGCTCGACCGGCGTGGCTGTGCTGGCGGCAGACACACAGGCGCCGTGGAGATCAAACACCAGCGCTTTGATGTTGGTCGTCCCAACATCGATACCGAGCAACAGATCGTCAGCCATACGGTTCAATCATACAGACCGGTGAGTAAATCATAACACAACCAGACGATGACGAAAATAGCAATGCCGGATGGCATCATCCGGCATTACTCGCAAAAAGGCGCAGAAAACCAGGCACGGGCGGACATCTACCAGAGCAAGCCGCCGTCCACCTGAATGACCGAACCGGTCATAAAACTCGATTCATCCGACGCGAGGAAGACATACACTGCAGCGACCTCTTCCGGCTTACCGAGTCGGCGTAGCGGCGTGCGTTCGCAGACCGTCTGGATCACCTTCTCCGGGATGGTCGTAATCATCTCAGTAGCGATGAATCCCGGCGTGACCGCATTGACCCGCACACCCGACGGACCGAGTTCCCGCGCCCAGGTCTTGGTCATTGCAATGACGCCGCCTTTGGTTGCGGCATAGTTCGACTGACCGAAGTTGCCGTACAGCCCGACGATAGAACTGACGTTAATGATCGAGCCGCTCCCCTGAGCGCTCATGTGCGGCGCAACGGCGCGCGCGCACAACCAGACGCCCTTGAGATTGACATTGATCACCGCGTCCCATTGCTGCTCGGTCATTTTGACCAGGCGAGCGTCGCGCGTAATACCGGCATTGTTGAGCAGCACATCGATCCGACCACCCCACGCCAGCACCGTTTCGACCATCGACTCCACCGACGCTGCCTGAGAGACATCAGCCTGGACAGCAAGCGCTCGACCGTCCAGCCTGGTAATCTCTGCCACCGTCGCTTCAGCGCCGGCCATATTGATGTCAACAACGGCGACGTGCGCCCCTTCGCGAGCGAAGGCAATCGCGGTCGCTTTACCAATGCCGTGACCTGCGCCGGTCACAATTGCAACCTTACCCTTCAGGCGCATCGTCTTCATCTCCTCGTTGATGATAACGTCTTAGATCGAGCGATCGGCAAGCCAGGCATCGATCTGCGGCCACAAGCCGCGACGCGCCCCGCTGCCAGCCATAATGCCGATATGACCGCCTGGCATGATGATCTGATGTTTGTCGGTACTGCTGACACGATCCAGGATCGTTTCCGACTGACACGGCGGCACGATGTGATCCTGTCGCGCAATAATGTTGAGCAGCGATGCTTTGATGTCCCCCAGGTTGACCGGGCGACCGCGCATGATCCAGGTGCCGTTCATCAGGCGGTTCTCGCGGTAGAGATCGACGACCAGTTGCCGGTATGCCGCGCCGGCAAACGGGACGCCATCGCTCACCCAGGTATTCATCGCCTGCCACGACTCGACGATCTTTGGATCGTCGAGGTTATCAAGCAACCGCAGATAATTGCCGACCAGATTTTCGACCGGTTTGAGCAGTTTGCTGCCGACATCGATCATTTCGCCGGGGTAGTTGCCGGTCTGTTCGAGAATTGCGTCCAGGTTGAAGTAATCTTCCTTCAGCCACTTGGGGAAGGGACCTATCGCATCCTTGTTGGAGAAGTCGATCGGTGCAGTGAGGAGGATCAGGTTGCGCAAACCGTCGTCCGGGCGCATTGCCGCATAGATCGCCGCCAGGGTTGCGCCGATGCACCAGCCAAGCATGCTGAAGTCGCGCTGCCCGCTGTGCATTTGCAGGCGTCGCACGGCGCGCGGCAGGTATTCGAGCGCGTAATCATCGAAGGTCAGGTGCGCGTCTTCCGGACCGGGCGCACCCCAATCGACGAGATACACGTTGTACCCCTGCTGCACCATGTACTCGACAAAACTATTGCCTGGGCGCAGGTCGAAGATGTACGGTTTGTTGATCAGAGCAAAGACCAGCAACAGCGGCACGCGCTTACGCTTCTCGGCTGGCGCCTGGGGATAGTAGTGATAGAGGGTCGTCTTATTCAGCGTCCAGATCGCTTCTTTTGGCGTCTGCGCCACTTTTGCCTTTTGCTTGCCCGTCGCGATCCTGACCCCCATCTCATACGCTTTCCCAAGACGTTCAACCTCAGTGTACAGATTTTTTGCCACTGTTGCCGGATCTACAGGAAAGAGCGTCGTCTCAGGCGACGTCGTCATCGACATACTCCTTGTTGCTCAAACGCGGCACATGCCGCAGGTTTAAAACCCCTCGATAGCGTGATCTTCTTTGACCTCTTCAGGCGTCGGCGTTTCGGGTTCCGGCGGTTGAAGCGGTCGTGGCGCTTTCCGGCGCTTCTGCGCAGCCTCCGCCTGCTCCAGCGCCGCCTGCTGCAATCGTTCGATCAACTGGAGCATCTGATCAGCCTTATGGTCAAGCGCCGCCAGACGCTGCTCCATGCCGTTGAGTTCCACTCCTTCTTGCCGGTTCTGTTCGAGTTGCTCGGTGAGCATCTCGACGATCACCGGTGTTTGGGTGCGCAACGCATGCATCAACTGGTCGATCTTTATCTCGATATCGTCCAGACGCATTTCGATATTCGTCACCCGGCGCGCCAGCGTGGTGAGTTCGTCGCGTGATGGCAGGTTCAGCCGCGCCAGCGACGTCTTCATCGACGTGTTGATCAGGTTCTGAAGCGGCGCCGACGCAATCAGATAGGAATCGAGCGTCGCGCCGATCCAGCGTGCAAACGTCTCAGTATTGACCAGGTCGATCATCGCCTTGGCCCACGCGTCGAGCGTCGCATCGCGGGCCTTGCGCAGATTGCCAATCGGATCGTTCGGATCAAAGCCGTTTTTCTGGCCCATTCGCGTCTCCTTCGACAGGTGCGCCCGACAAGGGCGGATTGTATGCTGGGGTCCGGTTGCGGCTCAAGCGCAGGTTCTCAGAGGGGATAAAAAAGACGCGCTCTGCGCAACCATTTCTGTTTATGAGGGTAGTCGGGACAGTTACAGGTTGGATACAGCGCCACAGATGCGCTGTAGCGACCGATCGCGCCGGAAAGACAGGAAGATTCCCTCTTGACAACCCTGATCTTGTGAGATATTATATCGCCGGTCACTGAGAAGTTGCTCCCTGGTAGGCGCGGCTTCACACAAACACAGGTTACTGCTCCGGCCCGTCGAAAGACGCTCAGGGGCGCACAGCAGGCTCGGCTTAAGGGCTTTGCCAAGGTAACTACGGTTCAACCGTTACGTTGTGTGAAAGCTTAAGATCAACCGGAGGGGGAGCGTTCGCAAGAGCGTTCGATCCCTCTGGCAATGCCAGGGGGATTTCTATTTGAGGCAGATATGGACGAAGGCGGTCATTGTAGTCGGCGGCGCAACGCCGCAACAGCACTCCAGACGCATCTCCTTCTCGTCAGTGTCGCGTAGTTCTGGCTACGTTCCTTCTTGACACCCTGGCGAGAAAGGTGCGCCAGGGTTGTTTGTTGAGCGCAAGCCCGATGTGCGCACCCCCGGCGCGCATCTCCCATCCACGGCGTTGCGCTGCTGTCTTCCAGGTCTCTGACAACAATTTGTGATTGCACGCTACAACCGTCTGTCCCTTGCTGGCAGGCGGTCAGGGAGCGCTTGCTCTCCGTTGTGCGTGCATGTCGGTCGGCGCCGATCGTCGGATCGCGCGCATGGTTTGTTGCGCCCTGCAACCGCCGCACAGATGGAAACTTTTGGCTTGAAGGCGAAAGGAGGAACCCGCGATGCTGACGATCCGCTGGACGATGGACAAAGATGGGCGCCTGACCGCGACATTCGTGCGCCCGAAGAAGGTGCGCCCGCTCTCGCAGACCACCGACATGCCACAAACACTGGTGATCCGCAATCGCCGGACTCAGACCGCCACGACGCTGCAGCGCGCAGCGACAGGCGAGCGAGCGCCGGAACCAGAGCCGATGTATCAGGTCGTCGGAGTCGAATAAGCGCACATTCGGAGGAACTGCTTATGCTGGCAACCACACACCTCTATCGCCAGGCGACGCTGCGCTGGTTGCTGATCGAAGCCATCCAGCGCGCCTGGCGTCGCCACCAGGTGATCGTGTCACTCTATCGGCGTCTGGCAGATCGAGCGCCCGATGAGCGGCACGAGATCCTGTTGATCCGGATGGCGGAACAGGAACGCTTCCACCAGCAGCGCTATGAGCGGATGTTGACTCGACTGCATGCTCTGCCGTCCGAAGGTCTCGACTCTTTTGACCGCGTCTGGCTGTGGCTCCTGCCACGCTGCGGTTCGGACGTTGCACTGCGCTGGGCTGAGTGGATCGAGCAGCGCGATACGCGAGCGATTCTGGATGCGGCGCTGCTCCTGCGCGCCTTTCGGTGACCATACCGGCTGTGAGAAGCCTCCTGACAACGACGACGTTGCGTTCGATGTTGGAATCTCGTTACCAAAGCCTTGACCATCTCAGGAGGACACGTATGCGCGTGACGTTTCCTGACGCGGGCGTGCTGCGCCCGCGCTTCAAGCTGACGCCCTGGGACCTTGTGGTCGTCCCGCTGGTGATCGTGGCGATCCTGTTGCTGACGGTCGCGTTTCAGGGCGCGTCGCAGCCATTCGATGAGACGACGCCTGATCTAACTGTTTCTCTAAATCCTGCCAACCTGCCCTATTACGGGTTGCGGACGGTGTTCCGCATGTTCCTTGCTGTGCTGCTGAGCCTGCTGTTCACGTTCACCGTGGCGACCCTGGCAGCCAAGTCGCGGCGCGCTGAGATCGTTATCATTCCAGCGCTGGATTTCCTCCAGTCACTGCCAATCCTGGGGTTCCTGACGGTGACAACGGCGATTTTTCTCGGCATGTTCCGCGGCAGCCTGCTCGGTCTGGAGGCGGCCAGTATCTTTGCAATCTTTACCTCGCAGGTGTGGAATATGGCCTTTAGCTTCTATCACTCGTTGATCACCACGCCCAGGGAGCTACAAGAGGCTGCTGCCGTGTTACGGCTCTCGCCGTGGAAAAAGTTCTGGAAGCTGGAAGTTCCTTTCGCAATGCCCGGTCTCATCTGGAACACAATGATGTCAGTATCGGGCGGGTGGTTCTTTGTGGTCGCCTCTGAGGTCATCTCGGTGGTCGGGCGCGACAATGATCAGTATCTGCCTGGAGTCGGCTCGTATGTCGGGCTGGCGATTGAGCAGGCGGATGTTGCGGCGATGGTGTATGCCGGTCTGACGTTACTGATAATCATTCTGATCTACGACCAGTTGATTTTCCGCCCTATCGTCGCCTGGTCTGAAAAATTCAAGTTCGAGCAGTCTGAGGCGCAGGAAGTTGCACAATCGTGGATGCTGCGTTTGTTGCAGCGGTCGGGGATCGCCAGCAGCCTGGGTGCGCTTGGCGCCGCGATCCGCCAGAGCATTCCGGTTCGGCTGACGGGTGATCATCCTGGTCCGCGCGTCGAACCGCAACCATCGCTGCGACCGATTGATCGTGCGATTGACCGGATCTGGTATGCGCTCGTGATCGCAGCGGCGCTGTGGGCGGTATGGTTCCTGGCGACGTATATGTTCGGTCCGGGGCTGGGTTTCGATAATGGTCGGATTCTGGCGGCAAATCCAAATGTCAATACCGATCTCAACCCGGAGATTGCCCGCCGTTTTGCTGCCGTCGGAGTCACGGTCAACCCCGATCATACAGTCTGGCTGTCGGCTGTGTGCGCAGTGACCGCAGACGGGACGAGAGTCGGTGCAGAGATGGCGGAAGTGCTGCGTGACGAGCGCGTCGGCGCGCCGGGTGATCTGGCCGCCGCCTGCGCTACACCCATGGTACCTGCAGGCAAAGTATCCTGGTCAGAGGTACTGGAGTGCCTGTGGCTTGGACTGCTCACGACTATGCGAGTGGTGATCTGGATCGGCATCTCGACACTGGTCTGGACTCCGATTGGGGTCTGGATCGGATTGCGCCCGCGGGTCGCCCAGTTTGTGCAGCCGCTGGCGCAGTTTGCTGCTGCTTTCCCCGCTAACCTGCTCTTTCCGATTGCAGTGGTGCTCATCGCTACCTATGCGCTGCCGCAGAACCTGTTTCAGGCGCCACTGATGATTCTGGGAGCGCAGTGGTACATCCTGTTCAACGTGATCGCTGGCACGATCAGCATTCCAAACGATCTGAAAGAGGCTGCCCGGGTGCTTGGTCTGCGAGGGTGGGCATGGTGGCGCAAACTGATTATTCCGGCAATCTTTCCAGCGTTCGTCACCGGCGGGATTACGGCTTCGGGCGGTTCCTGGAATGCGTCCATCGTCTCTGAGGTCGTGTCGTGGGGCGCAACGACCCTCACCCTGACCGGTCTGGGCGCCTACATCGCCTACTGGAGCACTGGCGAGTTTAACCCGCACGTCGGTTTGGGCATGCTCGTAATGGGATTGCTCGTTCTGGGATTCAACCGCCTGTTCTGGCGCCGACTCTATGCGCTGGCTGAAACCCGTTTCCGTCTGGATTAGGGAGTGTTATGACCTCTAGAAAAGACTGGAGACACACAATGACAACGAGTGACATCACTTCTGCATCGGCTCGTGAGCGTCTGCTTCAAGCGGGTTGGATGAGGCTGGACCGGCAGCAAGGTGATCGGCTGGCGGAGGTGAAACACATGTATGGCATCGATCTGTCGGCAAGGGTCGGACGCGCGGCAGTTGAGGAGTACGGCTTTGTGATCATCCCGGTCGACCTGATCGTTTACCAGCATCATGAATACCGGGAGACAAACGTTGTGTTCGCCCTCGGCAACTCCGTGCTGATCAGTGTCGAGCACGATGCGCGTCTTGGCGCGTTGGATGTGGCAAGCCGAATCGTGCTCGAAGAAGTTCAGGCTGGCAAGACCCATGATCCTGCTTCTGTCCTGTTTCTCATTCTGCAATCGCTCAACGACGCAGCTCATGCGACCATCCGGGAGATCTCCGAGCGTCTCGACGAACTTGGCGAGTCTGTAGCCACTGCAGGGGGCGGCTACCAGATAACTGGGCGCCAGGTCGGTGTCGCAGACATCGCCGATACGGTAGTCACACTGGCTGAAGCCGAAGAACTGGTTGCGAAGACAGTCGAGAGCCAGTTGATGCTTGCCCGAGCCGTCCGCTGGCTGCGGCGTGTTGCGGGTCATACGCAGTTTGGTCAGGCGCTGCCCACGCTGTTGTCGGACATCCATAGCCTGCGGCGCTACGCGCACTTTCAGCACGGCAAGATCCGCAACCTGCAGCAATCGCTGATGACCACGCTCGATCTCAAGCAAAACAATGTGATCAAAGTGTTCACCATCGTGACTGCGGTCTTCACGCCGCCGACCCTGGTCGCCGCCTTTTACGGACAAAACTTTGCTGAGATGCCCGAACTGTTTCTGCCATGGGGAGAATGGGCGGTCATCGTTCTTACGGGCTTGAGCGCCATTCTGCCATTGTTTTACATCAGAAAGAAGGGGTGGATGCGATGAAAAAGGTCAACGAACTACCTGCCTGGGTTCGCCTGCAGGTAAGCAACCAGCAGGAGCTTGAAGATGTAGCCCGAATGTATGGGCTGCCCCTGACGACCGAGACCATGGTTCGACCTGAAGGCGTCCTGCGCATTCGCTGTACAAGACTCGAAGGGTTGCGCCTGTTAGTGACCGATATGCTGTGGTTCCAACGTGACGATCAGACTCCCCTCTACACGGTGGAGACAGTTCACGGTGAGCTATGGCCCGGTCAGGCGCGCGAGTGGATGCAGGCTCAGGGGCTTCCGTTTGAAAGTTCCCACGCGACGGCGCTGGTTCTCTTGCACCAGTTAGTGGTCCAGACGGCAAAAGTGCTCGACGCGATCGATGATGGGTTGAGCGTAGCCGGGCACGTTAATGCTCGCCTCCTGACGAATGTTGGCACTGATGAGGCTGGCGGAGTTGAGGATGTAGCAAACTTAGATGCTTACCTATCGACCCTGCCTGCCCCGCTGTCTTTCGTGTTGCAATCGTTATACGACCTGGAACGGGCCGGGCGCCAGCTGCGCCGCGCTGTTCTTCAACGGTCATGGTTGACGGTTGAGCGCGTTGATGAATTGGTCGCCGAGATTGAAAGCGTGCAGCGACGTGCATGCTTCATGCAGGAGAGACAGCGATTTCATCAACTGGCAGCGCAAGAAACCGTCGCAATGAGCGACCTGAATGTGGTCAAGGTGTTCACAGTGCTATGGGCCATATTTGTACCGGGTACCGCCTTGATCAACTGGTATGGGCAGAACTTTCGGTTCATGCCGGAGTTGTCGTGGTTTGCCTCCTCGTGGGTACAAATGCTGGGCGTGCTATTAGTGACAGCAGTGCCCGTGATCATCATCAGACAAGCGGGGGCGCTCAGATAACGATACACAACAGATGAGCGGAGGGAGGTCCAACAATGCAACAGTTTACTTACGGCAGATGGTCTGGTGGGGTTGACACTCCCACAGAACCTCTCGTCTGGACACGAACTATAGACCGTGCGCAGAGCCAGACGTCTCGATACAAACCATCAACGCGCTGGACCCGCTACGAAAAATTGTCATTCGTCATGATGGGTCTCGCCTGGGGTATCACGATTGCGATCGTGACGGCGCTGCATTTTGGCAACTACCATCTGGAGACGCGCACGTCTTCCACATCGGGTACGCACAGGGAGTTTTATCTTGAGAAGAACGTCATTCCCGATAACTCGTCCGAAGGTGAAGGAGGATCTCGATGAGCCAGAACGAAGCGTTTTCGGTTCCAGTTACTATCAATCAGACGCCCCCGGTTAACCGGTGGCTGCGTGTCAGCGCTGCCCAGACCGATGCACTCGCAGTGATCAAGCAACGCCTGGGCATCGACCTTATCCAGACTGTGACAAGCGGTATCAGCCAGGTAGGGGAATTCCTGATTTACCCTCTGACGTTTCTGAGCGTCGAGGGGAACAAGAAGATAATCAGCAAGGTGATCTTTATAGTTGGGCGGGAGATTCTTGTCTCCCTGGAGCCAGAGCCTGCTCCAAAACCGCTCGGCGTCGCGGTATCACGGATGCAGCGTGACGGACGTGATAACGATGCATTCGAAGCCTTCGCTATTGTCTTGCAGTCGATCAACGATGCCACCGACGAACTGCTCGACTCGTTGAACGAGGATCTCGGCGAGGCGCTGGTGCAGACGAATGCCGTTCTCAATAGCCTCGAATCACGCGAGCGTGACTTCGGGGTCAGCGATGTCGTATCGACCCAGGTTGAGTTGGGCGTAGTCGAGGATTTGCTTTCGGAGTGCATCCAGACCCAACTGCAACTCGCCCTGGTGGCGAGACAAACGCTGGCGCGTCTTCCGCAGGAGTTTTCCCATCTCAGGCAACGTTACCACACCCTCATTGATGACATCGAAGGGGTCGAGGAGCACGTGCATTTCGTCCATGACCGTGTACGTCTCTTACAAACGTCCAATAACCTGGCGCTGAGCGTCAAGCAGAATCAGATTGTCAAGGTGTTTTCGGTGCTCACCGCAGTGTTTCTGCCCGCTCTACTCATTTCGACGTACTACAGCATGAATTTCGCCTATATGCCTATCCTGGAGTGGCAGTACGGCGAGCCGATGGTTATCGCCCTGACGGCGTTGCTGGCGCTGCTGCCACTGATTTACGTCAAACAGCGCGGGTTGCTACGGTAATTGAATGACGCAAGTTTTTACCGGTGGTCTGCAAACGCCTTAGAACACCGGTGCTAACCCCTCGCACAAGGAGGCGCTGATCATGAAGAAGCTCTCGTATGAAACGATGGATGAGACGTTTAACGGCACAGCCAGCTTCGGACTTGTTTGGAACGCTGACCTGACGCTTCAGGACGACATTGCCGGGGCTGCGCAGCGGCGGCGCGAAGCCATAGCACGGGCCCGCGCCAATCGTCCCCGCATTGCGCAACTCGAGCGGGAGATCATTCAGGCCGTCATTGTGTTGTACTTGCTGATCCTGGGCAGTTTTGCAGGGCTGCACCTGTATGGCAGGTATACGATAGCGGCGCCGGTGC
Encoded here:
- a CDS encoding magnesium transporter CorA family protein, with the translated sequence MSQNEAFSVPVTINQTPPVNRWLRVSAAQTDALAVIKQRLGIDLIQTVTSGISQVGEFLIYPLTFLSVEGNKKIISKVIFIVGREILVSLEPEPAPKPLGVAVSRMQRDGRDNDAFEAFAIVLQSINDATDELLDSLNEDLGEALVQTNAVLNSLESRERDFGVSDVVSTQVELGVVEDLLSECIQTQLQLALVARQTLARLPQEFSHLRQRYHTLIDDIEGVEEHVHFVHDRVRLLQTSNNLALSVKQNQIVKVFSVLTAVFLPALLISTYYSMNFAYMPILEWQYGEPMVIALTALLALLPLIYVKQRGLLR